In one window of Gossypium hirsutum isolate 1008001.06 chromosome A01, Gossypium_hirsutum_v2.1, whole genome shotgun sequence DNA:
- the LOC107932689 gene encoding probable BOI-related E3 ubiquitin-protein ligase 3, with protein sequence MAVEARHLNLFPPEFTGNRETMNPIQGNGNMYQTEIGYGVPLSGTTTVAEGLLPLYKYNSTATAAMKSESSLTYNNNVLPLPRKRSRDSINPILSFPSPVQQQSNNNNGNNKTCFLGHDISFHMEQQQLDIDRIISQHMEKMRVEMEERRKRQARKIMEAIEGGVMKKLKAKEEEIEKIGKLNWALEERVKSLCVENQIWRDLAQTNEATANALRTNLEQVLAAAANTREEAEAAAADEVDDAQSCCGSNWEATAEKTVAGGGGRECRNCGKEEACVLLLPCRHLCLCTICGSTLHVCPVCKSTKNASVHVNL encoded by the exons ATGGCTGTTGAAGCTAGGCATCTTAATCTTTTCCCCCCTGAGTTTACAGGAAACAG GGAGACGATGAATCCAATTCAAGGAAACGGGAATATGTATCAAACCGAGATTGGATATGGGGTTCCGTTATCGGGAACCACGACGGTGGCGGAAGGGTTGCTTCCGTTGTATAAGTATAACTCTACGGCTACGGCGGCGATGAAATCGGAGAGTAGCTTGACGTACAACAACAATGTTCTTCCTTTACCGAGGAAGCGTTCGAGGGATTCGATTAATCCGATCCTTTCGTTTCCTTCACCGGTTCAACAACAAAGCAATAATAACAACGGCAATAATAAGACTTGTTTTCTTGGTCATGATATTTCTTTTCATATGGAGCAACAACAGTTGGATATTGATCGCATCATCTCCCAACAT ATGGAGAAAATGAGGGTGGAAATGGAGGAAAGAAGGAAGAGACAAGCCAGGAAGATAATGGAAGCAATCGAAGGTGGAGTGATGAAGAAACTAAAAGCCAAAGAAGAAGAGATTGAAAAGATTGGGAAATTAAATTGGGCACTCGAAGAAAGGGTGAAATCACTATGCGTAGAGAACCAAATATGGCGAGATTTGGCTCAAACCAACGAGGCAACTGCCAACGCGTTACGGACCAACTTAGAACAAGTACTCGCCGCCGCTGCCAACACCCGTGAGGAGGCGGAAGCGGCGGCGGCAGACGAGGTGGACGATGCACAATCTTGTTGCGGGAGCAACTGGGAAGCAACTGCGGAGAAAACCGTCGCCGGCGGTGGAGGACGGGAGTGTAGGAATTGCGGGAAGGAAGAAGCGTGTGTGTTGCTGTTGCCGTGTAGGCATTTGTGCTTGTGTACGATTTGTGGGTCCACACTTCACGTTTGCCCCGTTTGTAAATCCACTAAAAATGCTAGTGTTCATGTTAACTTGTGA